The following proteins are co-located in the Apium graveolens cultivar Ventura chromosome 5, ASM990537v1, whole genome shotgun sequence genome:
- the LOC141724145 gene encoding calmodulin-like protein 3 gives MQKQENMPSILLRSFLLYNLLNAFLLYLLPKKLRNYLPACWYSHPTNLVEKTTAAPLARMDADELRKVFEMFDHNGDGRITKQELNQSLENMGIFIPDQELSQMIEKIDVNKDGCVDIDEFGDLYQTIMNTREEEEDMKEAFSVFDQNGDGFITVEELKSVLASLGLKQGRTEEDCKTMIKKVDVDGDGRVNYNEFKQMMKGGGFAALT, from the coding sequence ATGCAAAAACAAGAAAATATGCCATCCATTCTATTAAGAAGTTTCCTTTTATACAATCTCCTTAATGCATTCCTTCTTTATTTGCTTCCCAAAAAATTAAGAAACTACCTTCCCGCTTGTTGGTATTCGCATCCAACTAATCTCGTGGAAAAAACAACTGCTGCTCCGTTAGCCCGAATGGACGCAGACGAGCTACGCAAAGTTTTCGAGATGTTTGATCACAATGGGGACGGACGGATCACGAAACAAGAGCTGAATCAGTCACTCGAGAACATGGGCATTTTCATTCCTGACCAAGAACTGTCACAAATGATCGAAAAAATCGACGTGAATAAAGACGGGTGTGTGGACATAGATGAGTTTGGTGATTTGTACCAGACTATAATGAATACCCGGGAGGAGGAAGAGGATATGAAGGAAGCGTTCAGCGTGTTTGATCAAAACGGAGACGGGTTCATTACGGTGGAGGAATTGAAATCGGTGTTGGCATCGTTGGGATTGAAACAAGGCAGAACGGAAGAGGACTGTAAGACAATGATAAAGAAGGTGGATGTTGATGGAGATGGAAGAGTTAATTATAATGAGTTTAAGCAAATGATGAAAGGAGGTGGATTTGCAGCATTGACTTGA